From Methanococcus maripaludis, the proteins below share one genomic window:
- a CDS encoding PLP-dependent aminotransferase family protein, whose amino-acid sequence MIIPHRKPCIESQIKTSGNLDELKMIINDRLYSEKEIQILPSGNSAIHIASEIVSKLNPNSKTLIPDMGGWKGFETYSKLSGLTVETLKTDLGVVNLEILDEKIKECGAKSLFLTSLAGYLAEQPLKEIAKVCSENDCLFIEDVSGKIGGDCGYGDIIVCSTGSPKIINCEYGGFLGFSKKINENLKDKHLKEDVKNLLKTYKMPDIYGKMIEETLISKKSYELCIKFSNIVKENMENAYFKDSNGVSVFLSYENPKEIAKNIDKSVKLNNGKSILTMCPLYERILRKGVVLEIKKMDIHKISENEIYEILNFF is encoded by the coding sequence ATGATTATCCCGCACAGAAAACCCTGCATCGAATCACAAATTAAAACTTCTGGAAATCTCGATGAATTAAAAATGATAATAAATGATCGTTTATATTCAGAAAAAGAAATCCAAATACTCCCCTCAGGAAATTCTGCAATTCATATTGCATCAGAAATCGTGTCAAAATTAAATCCAAATTCAAAAACATTAATTCCCGACATGGGCGGATGGAAAGGTTTTGAAACATATTCTAAATTATCAGGATTAACTGTTGAAACACTAAAAACGGATCTTGGAGTAGTTAACTTAGAAATTCTAGATGAAAAAATTAAAGAATGTGGTGCAAAATCTCTCTTCTTAACGTCACTTGCAGGATACCTTGCAGAACAGCCATTAAAAGAAATTGCAAAAGTATGCAGTGAAAACGATTGTTTGTTTATAGAAGATGTTTCTGGAAAAATTGGTGGAGATTGTGGGTATGGAGATATAATTGTTTGTTCAACAGGGTCACCAAAAATTATAAATTGCGAATACGGCGGATTTTTAGGATTTTCTAAAAAAATTAATGAAAATTTAAAAGATAAACATCTAAAAGAAGATGTTAAAAACCTTTTAAAAACCTACAAAATGCCCGATATTTACGGGAAAATGATAGAAGAAACACTGATTTCAAAAAAGTCTTACGAATTATGTATAAAATTTTCAAATATTGTCAAAGAAAACATGGAAAATGCATATTTTAAGGATTCGAACGGAGTTTCAGTATTTTTAAGTTACGAAAATCCAAAAGAAATCGCTAAAAATATCGATAAATCTGTTAAATTGAACAATGGAAAATCGATCCTCACAATGTGTCCATTATATGAGAGAATCTTACGAAAAGGCGTTGTTTTGGAGATAAAAAAAATGGACATTCACAAAATAAGCGAAAACGAAATCTATGAAATATTAAATTTCTTTTAA
- a CDS encoding H(2)-dependent methylenetetrahydromethanopterin dehydrogenase-related protein, protein MKVTVYGAGNQNLYVNQLNLPGTYGGVPPYGGSRMAIEFAKAGHDVILAEVNKSNLTDEQWKVVEEAGVKVVTDDAEAAKEAEIAIFFTPFGKKTVEIAKTILPHLPQNAIIANTCTVSPVILYTMLEVELRTKRKDIGITSMHPAAVPGTPQHGHYVISSKATNGTEYASDEQIEKCVKLTESIEKTPYLVPADVSATVSDMGSLLTAVTLAGVLDYYSVGTKVIKAPKKMVEQQILMTLQTMASLVESSGVDGLVKALNPELLSKTASSMHLLDQQKDLDAALEILTHLDGELEKASTVAEIKPTTLVAAQSLVKELETLIGGAAANGAIKRSTKKLFQ, encoded by the coding sequence ATGAAGGTTACGGTATATGGTGCAGGAAACCAAAATCTGTACGTTAACCAGTTAAATTTACCTGGAACCTATGGTGGTGTTCCTCCATACGGTGGAAGCAGGATGGCTATTGAATTTGCCAAAGCTGGCCACGATGTTATTTTAGCGGAAGTTAACAAATCAAACTTAACTGACGAACAGTGGAAAGTCGTCGAAGAAGCTGGAGTTAAGGTAGTAACCGATGACGCAGAAGCTGCAAAAGAAGCGGAAATTGCAATATTTTTTACACCATTTGGTAAAAAAACTGTAGAAATTGCTAAAACTATTTTACCACACCTTCCACAAAACGCAATCATTGCAAATACGTGTACTGTTTCTCCGGTTATTTTATACACAATGTTGGAAGTTGAATTAAGAACTAAAAGAAAAGATATCGGTATTACATCAATGCACCCTGCAGCAGTTCCTGGAACTCCTCAGCACGGACATTATGTTATCAGTTCAAAAGCAACAAATGGAACAGAATACGCTTCAGATGAACAGATTGAAAAATGTGTTAAACTCACTGAAAGCATTGAAAAAACCCCGTACCTCGTTCCAGCAGACGTATCTGCAACAGTATCGGATATGGGTTCTCTTTTAACTGCAGTTACCCTTGCAGGAGTATTGGATTATTATTCCGTTGGAACAAAAGTAATCAAAGCTCCAAAGAAAATGGTGGAACAGCAGATTTTAATGACACTGCAGACAATGGCATCACTTGTTGAATCTTCCGGTGTAGATGGTCTTGTAAAAGCATTAAATCCAGAATTGCTCAGCAAAACCGCATCATCAATGCATTTACTCGATCAACAAAAAGATTTAGATGCAGCACTTGAAATATTGACTCATTTAGACGGGGAATTAGAAAAAGCTTCAACAGTTGCTGAAATAAAACCAACGACTCTTGTTGCAGCACAGTCTTTAGTAAAAGAGCTTGAAACATTAATCGGCGGTGCAGCTGCTAACGGAGCTATTAAAAGAAGTACTAAAAAACTCTTCCAATAA
- a CDS encoding helix-turn-helix domain-containing protein, with amino-acid sequence MIFINPTIIRSLNKSKLRKKIVYFLYDIHPHGTYLSELSRRVKSDPSNVLGCLKGMGNRYNGSSSLIELGLVNCDGKEGMKIYQMTTYGKTVVEYLKDYDSADNW; translated from the coding sequence ATGATATTTATAAATCCAACGATAATTAGGTCTCTGAACAAGAGCAAACTAAGAAAAAAAATTGTTTATTTCTTATATGATATACACCCTCACGGAACTTACCTTTCAGAACTTTCTCGTAGAGTAAAATCTGACCCTAGCAACGTTTTAGGATGTTTGAAAGGGATGGGAAATCGATATAATGGTAGTTCATCATTGATTGAACTTGGATTAGTCAACTGCGACGGGAAAGAAGGCATGAAGATATATCAAATGACAACTTATGGGAAGACCGTAGTAGAATATCTTAAAGACTACGATTCTGCCGATAACTGGTGA
- a CDS encoding 50S ribosomal protein L44e, translating into MKMKKKINRYCPYCKKHTAHTVERAKKRKASELKWGQRQFRRVTAGYGGYPRPLPGGAKPIKKLDLRYKCSECGKMHTRSNGGFRARMFELTE; encoded by the coding sequence ATGAAGATGAAAAAAAAGATAAACAGATATTGCCCATACTGTAAAAAGCACACCGCACACACAGTAGAACGAGCTAAAAAAAGAAAAGCTAGCGAATTGAAATGGGGTCAAAGACAGTTTAGACGAGTTACTGCAGGATACGGAGGGTACCCAAGACCTTTACCTGGAGGAGCTAAACCAATTAAAAAATTGGATTTAAGATACAAATGTTCCGAATGCGGAAAAATGCACACAAGAAGCAACGGCGGCTTCAGAGCAAGAATGTTTGAATTAACAGAATAA
- a CDS encoding 30S ribosomal protein S27e → MQLISKPKSRFLKVQCTDCNNEQVIFGCPSTEVKCAACGKIIAEPKASKGAIKAKILEVLQ, encoded by the coding sequence ATGCAATTAATCTCAAAACCTAAAAGCAGATTTTTAAAAGTTCAGTGCACTGACTGCAACAATGAACAAGTTATCTTTGGATGCCCTTCAACAGAAGTTAAATGTGCAGCATGCGGTAAAATCATTGCTGAACCAAAGGCATCAAAAGGTGCAATCAAAGCAAAAATCTTAGAAGTATTACAATAA
- a CDS encoding translation initiation factor IF-2 subunit alpha translates to MRNDFPEEGDIIIGNVIDVKSFGAFIELLEYPGKEGMVHISEVSSGWIKNIRDHIKKGQRVVAKVMRVTPHKNQIDLSLKRATDQQKKVKVQEWKRFQRAEKLLQFASEKLGKTIEEGWEAAGYPLIDEFGELYDAFESIVIEGKEVLDELETPLPQEWADVIYEIASENIELSSVKVSGIVTLTTTEPTGVKIIKNGLKKALKANPYEDVEVNITYIGAPKYRVEVLSPDYKSGEDVLRRVSEEAIDFIKKHAGGTGSFVRVEE, encoded by the coding sequence ATGAGAAACGATTTTCCTGAAGAAGGGGACATTATAATCGGAAATGTTATCGACGTTAAATCTTTTGGGGCATTTATCGAACTTTTAGAGTATCCTGGGAAGGAAGGAATGGTTCACATTTCTGAAGTTTCTTCTGGATGGATTAAAAATATAAGAGACCATATCAAAAAGGGTCAGAGAGTAGTTGCAAAGGTAATGAGAGTAACTCCTCATAAAAACCAGATAGATCTTTCATTAAAAAGGGCAACTGATCAGCAGAAAAAAGTTAAGGTTCAGGAATGGAAGAGATTCCAAAGAGCTGAAAAATTACTCCAGTTTGCTTCAGAAAAACTTGGAAAAACAATCGAAGAAGGATGGGAAGCTGCAGGATATCCTTTAATTGACGAATTCGGTGAATTATACGATGCGTTCGAATCGATTGTAATTGAAGGAAAAGAAGTTTTAGATGAACTCGAAACACCACTTCCACAAGAATGGGCAGACGTAATTTACGAAATTGCAAGTGAAAACATAGAACTTTCAAGCGTTAAAGTGTCAGGAATAGTTACACTTACAACGACCGAGCCAACTGGTGTAAAAATCATTAAAAACGGTTTGAAAAAAGCTTTAAAAGCAAATCCTTACGAGGACGTGGAAGTAAATATCACTTACATCGGAGCTCCAAAATATAGGGTAGAAGTACTTTCACCAGACTATAAAAGCGGAGAAGACGTGCTTAGAAGAGTATCTGAAGAAGCAATCGACTTTATAAAAAAACACGCTGGCGGAACTGGAAGCTTTGTAAGGGTTGAAGAGTAA
- a CDS encoding GTP-binding protein → MVKELKIVVMGSEDVGKTTLMENLIKNVGKVEHNGTTVAIDYGRIEMDDKKFHFFGTPGQERFGFMREIAVEGADYALLVLDATVGLRKVDNDIINLLSTKNIPFSVFINKMDICNESNAVEIINNLNGFIESSNIVTGSIYRKEGLSEIMDQLKII, encoded by the coding sequence ATGGTAAAAGAACTTAAAATAGTGGTAATGGGTTCAGAAGATGTGGGTAAAACCACGTTAATGGAAAATTTAATTAAAAATGTGGGTAAAGTGGAACACAATGGTACAACTGTGGCGATAGACTATGGTAGAATTGAAATGGATGATAAAAAATTCCATTTCTTTGGAACTCCTGGTCAGGAAAGATTTGGTTTCATGAGGGAAATTGCGGTTGAGGGGGCAGATTATGCTCTTTTAGTTCTTGATGCCACCGTTGGTTTAAGGAAAGTGGATAATGATATTATTAATCTGTTATCTACTAAGAACATCCCGTTTTCAGTATTTATAAATAAAATGGACATTTGCAACGAATCAAATGCAGTTGAAATAATAAATAATTTGAACGGTTTTATAGAAAGTTCAAATATTGTTACAGGATCGATCTACCGAAAAGAAGGTTTATCAGAAATAATGGATCAATTGAAAATAATCTAA
- a CDS encoding class I SAM-dependent methyltransferase, translating into MAFNIDGSGNKSGVRSNMLSENNILKYGSNFSKANASSLNNKINSLNYTVEYINNELMGIFFRQGLKFGIFKAVEDFRPTISELITILGYPNEEFVEKYIKTAVSLNLLNLNEEERLELNSDFIYSSIHPEYDKIISDHVSKYDFMSGLVQYAFIGYDHPEILLNFKKDADIWDMMLNTKYMKICREVISEYLDIKNGDTILEVGCGSRSPLYFASKVAPNGEYVGVDISKKLIRVAKGRLKRSGIECAKLKALDFSETIAKNKHDYVLCIHTLSYADSLKLFLKKMTGSLRKGGKLVIMEEFFTENINTNAELFEFYNHLNKYFKNYVSKTEILKELELIGIDYKYELLGDNCIVVERI; encoded by the coding sequence ATGGCTTTTAATATAGATGGTTCGGGCAATAAATCCGGGGTGAGGTCAAATATGCTTTCTGAGAATAATATTTTAAAATATGGTTCAAACTTTAGCAAAGCTAACGCAAGTAGTCTAAATAATAAAATAAATTCTTTAAATTACACTGTAGAATATATAAATAATGAATTAATGGGAATATTTTTTAGACAGGGTCTTAAATTTGGAATATTCAAAGCTGTTGAAGATTTCAGGCCGACGATTTCAGAATTAATAACAATTTTAGGATATCCAAATGAAGAATTCGTGGAAAAATACATAAAAACCGCTGTTAGTTTAAATTTACTCAACTTAAACGAAGAAGAACGATTGGAATTAAATTCTGATTTTATTTATTCCTCGATACACCCGGAATATGATAAAATTATTTCAGATCACGTTTCAAAGTACGATTTCATGTCAGGTCTGGTCCAGTATGCATTTATTGGCTATGATCACCCAGAAATTCTCTTAAACTTTAAAAAAGATGCAGATATCTGGGATATGATGTTAAATACAAAATACATGAAGATTTGCAGGGAAGTGATTTCTGAATACTTGGATATAAAAAATGGAGACACTATTCTTGAAGTTGGTTGCGGTTCACGTTCCCCTCTTTATTTTGCATCCAAGGTGGCCCCAAATGGCGAATATGTTGGTGTAGATATTTCAAAAAAACTCATAAGGGTTGCAAAAGGGCGATTGAAGAGAAGTGGAATCGAATGTGCAAAATTGAAAGCACTGGATTTTTCTGAAACAATTGCAAAAAACAAGCACGATTACGTGTTATGCATCCACACACTAAGTTACGCAGATTCTTTGAAATTATTCCTCAAAAAAATGACGGGCTCCTTACGAAAAGGAGGTAAACTCGTGATAATGGAGGAATTTTTTACTGAAAATATAAATACTAATGCAGAACTCTTTGAATTTTACAATCACCTAAATAAATACTTTAAAAATTACGTCTCCAAAACAGAAATTTTAAAAGAACTCGAGTTAATTGGAATTGATTACAAATATGAATTACTTGGAGATAACTGTATCGTAGTCGAAAGGATTTAA
- the hisF gene encoding imidazole glycerol phosphate synthase subunit HisF has product MLTKRIIPCLDIKEGRVVKGTNFVELRDAGDPVELSKIYNEQGADELVFLDITASFEKRDIIIDVVKRTAEQVFIPLTVGGGIKTVDDFRKILRAGADKISINTSAVKTPELIKEASEIFGTQCVVVAMDVKRKYITDSQDANLKDKNIFETKLGSCWFEVYIYGGREGTGIDAIEWAKKVEYLGAGEILLTSMDADGTKDGYDLVLTKAISENTKLPIIASGGCGNANHVVDAFTEGKADAALMASILHYRECTVNDLKKEVEKNNIPVRF; this is encoded by the coding sequence ATGCTTACTAAAAGAATCATTCCCTGCCTTGATATCAAAGAAGGTAGAGTTGTTAAGGGAACAAATTTTGTAGAGTTAAGAGATGCAGGAGATCCGGTTGAGCTATCTAAAATTTACAACGAGCAGGGTGCTGACGAACTTGTATTTTTGGATATTACCGCATCTTTTGAAAAAAGAGACATTATTATTGACGTTGTAAAAAGAACTGCTGAACAAGTATTCATTCCATTAACTGTTGGTGGAGGCATAAAAACAGTTGATGACTTTAGAAAAATATTGAGAGCTGGCGCTGATAAAATTTCAATAAATACATCAGCAGTAAAAACTCCAGAATTGATAAAAGAAGCTTCTGAAATTTTTGGGACGCAGTGTGTTGTTGTTGCAATGGATGTAAAAAGAAAGTATATAACAGATTCTCAGGATGCAAATTTGAAGGATAAGAACATCTTTGAAACAAAACTTGGGTCCTGCTGGTTTGAAGTCTATATCTATGGTGGAAGAGAAGGAACGGGTATTGATGCAATAGAATGGGCTAAAAAGGTTGAATATTTAGGTGCTGGAGAAATTCTTTTAACTAGTATGGATGCAGATGGTACAAAAGATGGGTACGATTTAGTATTGACGAAAGCAATTTCTGAAAATACAAAACTTCCAATAATTGCAAGCGGAGGTTGTGGAAATGCAAACCACGTTGTCGATGCATTTACTGAAGGAAAAGCTGATGCTGCATTAATGGCAAGCATTTTACACTATAGAGAATGTACTGTTAATGACTTAAAAAAAGAAGTTGAAAAAAATAATATTCCTGTAAGATTTTAA
- a CDS encoding roadblock/LC7 domain-containing protein, whose product MIDRILADLSKTEGIKGSMVVGKDGLVIASQIPSNLDSELIGAMASAAFGSAERTASEIAQGPLEQMMVEAEFGKTLMTDAGEGILVVLSDSKVNLGLIRISMKKATEKIKTAF is encoded by the coding sequence ATGATTGATAGAATTCTTGCAGATTTGAGTAAAACTGAGGGAATAAAAGGTTCAATGGTTGTAGGAAAAGATGGTCTTGTTATCGCATCACAAATTCCTTCAAACCTCGATAGCGAACTTATCGGTGCAATGGCTTCTGCAGCATTTGGTTCTGCGGAAAGAACTGCATCAGAAATCGCTCAAGGGCCACTCGAACAGATGATGGTTGAAGCAGAATTTGGTAAAACTTTAATGACTGATGCAGGAGAAGGAATTTTAGTTGTACTGTCTGATTCAAAAGTTAATCTTGGTTTAATCAGAATATCAATGAAAAAAGCAACAGAAAAAATTAAAACTGCATTTTAA
- a CDS encoding selenium metabolism-associated LysR family transcriptional regulator, with amino-acid sequence MDPKISYFQTFLFAAKTKSFSKAAKKLGVTQGTVSNHISVLEKFFDAQLFLRTPEGVDLTTEGNILYENAEKLLENISNAKQQMRILHEHPEGLIRIAASTTPGEHLLPSIIKDYTKVYRDVSFQIQITDSEKCFKLLEDRAVDIIAVGNIYDGSYESEVIGKDRLVLVVPPEHELAKKGVAKLSDILKEDYIDREVGSGTREIFVDALQDKGYSMMDLHTIMSLGSNSSIITAVSEGYGISIISEIPAKKAADAGQLKIVPIEDLDLTRYMYLVKGKKPRNPSAIKSFWDFVSGK; translated from the coding sequence ATGGACCCAAAAATCAGTTATTTTCAAACATTTTTATTTGCGGCAAAGACTAAAAGCTTTTCTAAAGCTGCGAAAAAATTGGGAGTCACCCAAGGAACTGTAAGCAACCATATATCTGTTTTAGAGAAATTCTTTGATGCACAGCTTTTTTTGAGGACTCCTGAAGGAGTTGATTTAACTACTGAAGGAAACATCCTCTATGAAAATGCAGAAAAGTTGCTTGAAAATATATCTAATGCAAAACAGCAGATGAGAATTCTGCACGAACATCCTGAAGGCTTAATTCGGATTGCTGCAAGTACTACCCCTGGAGAACATCTACTACCAAGTATAATTAAAGACTATACTAAAGTTTATCGAGATGTGTCTTTTCAGATTCAAATTACGGATTCTGAAAAATGTTTCAAGCTTTTAGAAGACAGGGCAGTTGACATAATTGCAGTTGGAAATATTTATGATGGATCATACGAAAGCGAAGTAATCGGAAAAGATAGGCTCGTACTCGTAGTTCCTCCAGAACATGAACTTGCGAAAAAAGGAGTCGCAAAACTTTCAGATATATTAAAAGAAGATTACATCGATAGAGAAGTTGGATCCGGTACAAGAGAGATATTTGTAGACGCACTTCAAGATAAAGGCTATTCAATGATGGATTTACACACGATAATGAGCCTTGGAAGCAATTCTTCGATAATTACTGCAGTTTCAGAAGGATACGGTATATCAATTATTTCAGAAATCCCTGCAAAAAAAGCGGCAGATGCAGGACAGCTAAAAATAGTGCCTATTGAGGATTTAGATCTTACTCGATACATGTATCTTGTAAAGGGTAAAAAACCAAGAAACCCAAGTGCAATAAAATCATTCTGGGACTTTGTGTCAGGAAAATAA
- a CDS encoding RNA-protein complex protein Nop10: MKMKKCPKCGKYTLKDFCSECNEKSVTVKPPRFSPVDKYGKYRRALKKAKM; encoded by the coding sequence ATGAAAATGAAAAAATGCCCTAAATGTGGAAAATACACATTGAAAGATTTTTGTAGTGAATGCAACGAAAAATCCGTTACAGTGAAACCTCCAAGATTTTCCCCAGTAGATAAATACGGAAAATACAGAAGAGCTCTTAAAAAAGCCAAAATGTGA
- a CDS encoding MinD/ParA family ATP-binding protein, whose amino-acid sequence MRLGFYNIQGGTGKTTIAANIGYYLSDKTKTVYVDCDIYAGCGALLFGFEDSPHTLNSYLSGASALTDIIHQFDDLSVIVADSTPNSFNTEINQKRMLELIRVLNDNYDIVLLDLPPNITEGNLLFSSLNLEEKVVNKMIVVAEDSIPGIANTMKTKELLYAIDIDCIGVIVNKFKDTVDFDEALDDIIAILPYDKKVENQWMENVPAVQMKSKFSKELSYLAEDLAEVYIKKDLAAVRALKVAKELKDMTSKRQDVEEDEF is encoded by the coding sequence ATGAGATTGGGATTTTACAACATACAAGGCGGAACTGGAAAAACGACCATTGCTGCAAATATTGGGTATTACCTGAGTGATAAAACCAAAACTGTTTACGTGGATTGCGATATTTACGCTGGTTGTGGGGCCCTGTTATTTGGATTTGAAGATAGCCCCCATACGTTAAATTCTTACCTTTCTGGAGCAAGCGCTTTAACAGATATAATACATCAGTTTGACGATCTTTCTGTGATTGTTGCAGATTCAACACCCAATTCATTCAATACAGAAATTAATCAAAAAAGAATGCTCGAATTAATCAGGGTTTTAAATGATAACTATGATATCGTGTTATTAGACCTTCCTCCAAACATTACTGAAGGAAATCTTTTATTTTCTTCTTTGAATTTAGAAGAAAAAGTAGTAAATAAGATGATTGTTGTTGCAGAAGACAGTATCCCTGGAATTGCAAATACCATGAAAACAAAAGAGCTTCTTTACGCAATAGATATCGATTGTATTGGTGTTATTGTAAACAAATTCAAAGATACTGTTGATTTCGACGAAGCACTTGATGACATTATTGCAATATTGCCATACGATAAAAAAGTGGAAAACCAGTGGATGGAAAACGTTCCTGCAGTTCAGATGAAATCAAAATTCAGTAAGGAATTAAGTTATTTAGCAGAAGATCTTGCTGAAGTCTACATCAAAAAAGACCTTGCCGCAGTTAGGGCTTTAAAAGTAGCAAAAGAATTAAAAGATATGACATCTAAAAGACAGGATGTTGAAGAAGACGAATTTTAA
- a CDS encoding DNA polymerase sliding clamp, with product MFRATCNTRDFKKVINATSNLVDEICFEVDENGIKASAMDPSHVALVSMEMPKDVFEEYEGDIQDIGIDLEALKKIIARGRGDEKLILDLDVEKNKLNITFKSNVTRKFSIALYDVSSSNLKVPDIEYPNSVSIKAGAFVEALKDAELVNDHITLKIDENKFVIYSKGDLNQSETVFDNSIDDDDNALADFNMGEASRSTFNLAYLKDLTKSTAAEDLLKIYLGSDMPVKIEYEVSGSKLVFLLAPRIES from the coding sequence ATGTTCAGGGCTACATGTAATACAAGAGATTTTAAAAAAGTTATAAATGCAACCAGCAATTTAGTAGATGAAATTTGTTTTGAAGTGGACGAAAACGGGATCAAGGCAAGCGCAATGGACCCGTCGCACGTGGCGTTAGTGAGCATGGAAATGCCAAAAGACGTTTTTGAAGAATATGAAGGCGATATTCAAGATATCGGAATTGATTTAGAAGCACTTAAAAAAATCATTGCAAGAGGAAGGGGCGACGAAAAATTAATCCTGGATCTTGATGTAGAAAAAAATAAATTAAATATTACTTTTAAAAGCAACGTTACAAGGAAGTTTTCAATCGCGTTATACGATGTTTCATCAAGTAATTTAAAAGTTCCGGACATCGAATATCCAAACAGCGTTTCAATCAAAGCGGGTGCATTTGTTGAAGCATTAAAAGATGCAGAACTTGTAAATGACCACATAACCTTGAAAATCGATGAAAATAAATTTGTAATTTATTCAAAAGGCGATTTAAACCAGAGTGAAACCGTATTTGACAACAGCATTGACGATGACGACAACGCTCTTGCAGACTTTAACATGGGTGAAGCTTCAAGAAGTACTTTCAATTTAGCTTATTTAAAAGATTTAACAAAATCAACCGCTGCAGAAGATCTTTTAAAAATATATCTTGGTTCTGATATGCCTGTAAAAATCGAGTACGAAGTAAGCGGTTCAAAACTTGTATTCTTACTTGCACCAAGAATTGAATCCTAA